Proteins found in one Venturia canescens isolate UGA chromosome 6, ASM1945775v1, whole genome shotgun sequence genomic segment:
- the LOC122411905 gene encoding chitotriosidase-1-like: MCWLSWMAAVCLAGMATAAADKKIVCYFESSSVHSPGAGRFTIDNIDSSLCTHYIYAYVGLNKSRIEIIDPWQDLPIEGGQNGFERFNDMRRKNPGVKTLVAIGGANEGSVEYSKMAETLYSREIFVNNTVEFVKKYGFDGFDLVWQWPNQRGGKREDVLNFVKLIKELRTAFDKENLLLSAGLIGAKLWASDSYHIGEISKYLHFINLLAFRFHGYWDYQTGLNAPLYRGSTDIGKYKELNVHDSIKYWLSEGAPIEKLVLGIPLYGQSFTLNDSNVNDIGAPSVGPGIYRPYSREPGVLGYNEICEMQQQTHWVFKYDQERRAPYLYWKDQWIGYDNVKSVREKAGYVNKMGLGGVVIWTIDKDDFRGNCDEKYPLIRSIKHVLRNRLEE; the protein is encoded by the exons ATGTGTTGGTTAAGTTGGATGGCCGCTGTCTGTTTAGCCGGAATGGCAACAGCTGCAGCGGACA AGAAAATAGTTTGTTACTTTGAAAGTTCGTCGGTACATTCACCTGGAGCAGGACGATTCACGATTGACAACATAGATTCTAGTCTGTGCACTCATTACATTTACGCTTACGTCGGCCTTAACAAAAGTCGCATAGAAATTATTGACCCATGGCAAGATCTCCCCATCGAAGGAGGTCAGAATGGTTTCGAGCGCTTCAATGATATGCGTCGAAAAAATCCAGGAGTCAAAACCCTGGTGGCGATCGGTGGTGCGAACGAAGGCTCCgtagaatattcaaaaatggcTGAGACTTTGTATTCACGCGAAATTTTCGTAAACAACACAGTTGAGTTCGTAAAGAAATATGGGTTTGACGGTTTTGATCTCGTATGGCAATGGCCCAATCAACGTGGAGGAAAACGCGAAGACGTTCTGAATTTCGTCAAACTTATCAAGGAATTGAGAACTGCTTTTGATAAAGAGAATTTACTTCTCAGTGCTGGGCTTATCGGTGCCAAATTATGGGCCTCGGATTCGTATCATATCGGCGAAATATCAAAATATCttcattttatcaatttgTTGGCTTTTCGGTTTCATGGTTATTGGGATTATCAAACTGGTCTCAATGCACCTCTTTATCGTGGCTCCACCGATATCGGAAAGTATAAGGAGTTGAACGTT CATGATTCAATTAAATATTGGCTATCCGAAGGTGCACCAATCGAAAAGCTGGTTTTGGGAATTCCCCTTTACGGTCAATCTTTTACGCTTAATGATTCCAACGTGAATGATATCGGTGCTCCATCTGTCGGACCTGGAATCTATAGGCCATATTCGCGTGAACCAGGCGTGCTTGGTTACAACGAGATTTGCGAAATGCAGCAGCAAACACACTGGGTTTTTAAATATGACCAAGAGAGACGAGCGCCTTATCTTTATTGGAAGGACCAATGGATCGGCTACGACAATGTTAA atCCGTGAGGGAGAAGGCTGGATACGTCAACAAAATGGGCCTCGGAGGTGTCGTCATATGGACCATCGATAAAGACGACTTCCGGGGTAACTGCGATGAAAAATATCCTTTGATCAGAAGTATCAAGCATGTTCTTCGTAACCGACTAGAAGAGTAA